Genomic DNA from Fimbriimonas ginsengisoli Gsoil 348:
GTCGGACTCGGTAAACGGGGTCCCGCCCATCGCGGGCGGACGGAATCGCTACTCGAAGACCCACTTTAGATCGTCGGCGGTTAATGCGGCGGCGGCGGCGGCGTTTTCGTCGAAGAGGGAGCCGGCGAGGCGGGCTTTTCGTTCCTGAAGCTCGAGGATTTTGTCTTCGACAGTTCCGGCGGCTACGAGCTTGAAGACGAAGACCGACTTCTCTTGGCCGATCCGGTGGGCGCGGTCGGTTGCCTGGCGTTCGACGGCGGGGTTCCACCAGGGGTCGTAGTGGATCACGGTGTCGGCGGCGGTGAGATTTAGCCCGGTGCCGCCGGCTTTGAGGCTGATGAGGAACAGCGGCACCTCGCCGGCTTGGAACCGCTTGACGGGAGTTTCGCGGTCTTGGGTGTCCCCACTGATCCGCACCCAATTCCATTCGGCCTCCCGCAGGCGCTTTTCGATGAGATCCAGCATGCTGGTGAACTGGGAGAAGAGGAGGACCCGCTTGCCTTCGCCGCGCAGCTCTTCCAGCATCTCCATCAACCGGTCGAGCTTTGCCGAGCCCTTGACCTCTTTGGCGGAGTCGAGTTTGACCAGGCGAGGGTCGCAGCATGCCTGGCGGAGCTTGAGGAGGGCGTCGAGGATCTCGATCCGGCTCCGTTCAAGCCCTTGGCCAGCGATAAGGTCTCGTACGCGCTTGTCCATCGCCAACCGCAGCGTCTCGTAGAGCTCCCGCTGCGGACCGGCCAGCTCCACCCGCTCCACCACCTCGGTCTTGGGCGGTAGCTCGGTCGCGACCTGCTCCTTTGTCCTCCGCAGAATGAACGGCCGGATTCGGCGGCTCAATCGTTCTCGCACCGCCTTGTCGCCGTGGTTCTCGATCGGCGAACGGAAGGTGCGGCGGAACTCGGTGAGGCCGCCCAGTAAGCCCGGCATGAGGAAGTGGAGCAGCGACCAGAGCTCGTCCAGGTTGTTTTCCACCGGAGTCCCGCTCAGGCAAAGGCGGTGGCGCGTCCGCAAAGCGCAAGCCGCTTTAGCGGCGGAGGTGACGGGGTTCTTGATGTTTTGAGCCTCATCCAGCACCACGAGGTGGTACTCGTGCGCGTTCAGCGCCTCCTTGTCGCGGGTGAGCAACGGATAAGTGGTCAGAACGATGTCGTTCTCAGAAATCTCCGGGAAATGCTTGGCCCGGCCGAGGCCTTGAAGCGTAAGCACGCGGAGCGATGGGGCGAACCGCTCGCATTCGTGCCGCCAGTTTGGCATCGTGCTGGTGGGGGCGACGATAAGCACGGGGCGATCGAGGCGTCCTGCTTCCTTTTCGGCAAGAATGTGAGAGAGCGTTTGGACCGTCTTCCCAAGCCCCATGTCGTCGGCCAAGATGCCGGCGAAGCCGTACTCGCGAAGGAACTGGAGCCAAGATAAACCGTCCGCCTGGTATGGCCGGAGCTCGCCTTTCAACGAGGCCGGCGGCGGAAACGGTGTGATCCGCTCGAACGAGGCCAGCCGTTGAGACAGCTCGCGAAGCTTCTCCGGCAGGTCGACCGAGAAGGCGCCGCCGGAGGCGGCATCGTCCAATGTTGCGAGCTCCGCCGCACGCTGGCTCGGCAGGCGAAGCTCTGCCGACCACTCGGCGACGGGGCCGAACAGCTCAACGAGCGACTGGACCAAGGGTTTCAGACGGCTTACCGGCAGGGTGAGGATTCGGCCGTCCGGCAACTGGTGGTAAATACGGTCGGAGTCCGGAACGTCCTCGATGCGCCGCGCCTTTCCGCCCCGCAAGAGGAGCCCGAGCGCTTGCAGGAGAATGGGACGCAGCTCAATCTTTTCGCCGTCTACGATGAGCCCAAGATCGAGGTCGAACCAGTCGTTTCCTTCCGGCTTGGCGGCGATTTGCCATTCGATCGCCTCGGGAGGAAGCGCCTGCGGCTCATCCTCGATTTCGATCTTCCAACCTTGCTGCCGGAGGACCGGAAGGTAGTTGGCGAGAAACTCGAAAAACGCCTGGGTCTGGGTTTCGCCGGCGGCGTTCGGAGATTCCGGTACCATCACCAGGGCTTTTTGCTGGTCGCGATTGAAGCGCCAGCCGTAAAGGTATTGCCCCGACTTCCACCCGGCGGCGTAGAGGCGGCGCTCAGCCGTCCTCTCTTCTTCTAGCCGCCGCTGAATGATGCGGAGGGTTCCATCCGGCTGCTTCCGCCGGATATCGGACGTCCCGATCGCCGCATATCCGCCGTACTCGAACTTGAGCGTCGCGATCGGAACCAGGTAGGTTCGCGCACCATCGCGCCACCCATAACCGGCATCGTACGGCACGAGCTGGCGAGAGACGTGCAGAACCGGGGTGGGAGGAGTAGAGGCGTCGATGGTGGCCTGCTGCTCGACCGGCAGGAGGTCGGGACGATTGGGGAAGTAGCGGGCGAGCTCCGTCCGAACCATGCCCGCGAATTCCGGCAAAACGTCCGGCGCCCGAAGCAGGGCGAGGGCGACGTCCGATGGGAGGCCGGTGTCCACGGGGCCGCATTCGCCCGTGCGATGGTCCACATAGAAGAGAGGCGTCGTCGGCAGTAGAACTCCGTTCGGCACGCGCAGATCGAAACTTTGCTTGCCGTTGCGATTCACTTTCCACTCGGCGGCGGCTTCGCGCACTTCCCCAAGACGTAAGACCGGGCCATCCAAAGCGCCCCACCGGCATCGCCCGGTCTCCAGCATTGCTTCCAGGTAACGCATCCCCTCCACTCCTTCCAGTCGGAAGGATGCGGTCTCGTAGTCGGCGGTCGTCAGGTTCCGGGAGATCCCTTTGATGAGCGACAGGTCGACCCGCCGGATGAACTTGGGAAGATTGTTCGAGCGGATCGCGTTCATCGAGATGTGGTTGCGCTTGCCGGGGACAGCGTTCTTCGCCAAGCGAGTCGTGAGGAGGTCGACCGCGGCGTACCGATCGGGATGCTCGGGAGAGCCGATTCGGACGATGTAGCGCACCTCGTCGGCGTTCGGGGGAAGCTCCGGTTCGGGAAGGAGCCGCTCCTCGACGTTCGAAAGCCAGCGGGCGAGGTCAGCCGGGAAACTTGGTTGCACGCTCACGAGCGGGTCGGAAAGGTCAAACCCTTCTTCATCCGGAACTTCGATCCAAGGCTCGTCTTGGGCGATCCTCAGCACGGCGGCGGCAACGTGCTTGCAGTTCTTGCCGACCGGGCAGGTACAGGTTCCATTGATTCGCAGCCGCCCCCTCTCTCGCCACAGAGCAGTCTCCTGCTCGTACGGCAGCAGCTCGGTGCCGGTGACCTCGCTGAAGATCATTCCTGCCTCGGAATCCCACTCCGAGTTGACCACGCGCCGGCTGCGGGCGCACTCCTTGCCCCGAGCAAAGGTCGCGCCGTCAAAGCACCGGGCGATTGCGGCTTCGTCAAGGTGCACAACCTTTAAGGATAGTCGCTTACAGGTTCGATTCCCAAGGAAAGAGTGCCAACGTTAAGAAGGTTGCGTCATCGAGCTCTCTCAAGCTCTGGCGGCGGGTAACGTTCGGAGGTTCGAAGGGCAAACTTATGAGAATCGGCATCATCGGCTGCGGCATCATCGCCCAGCACCACATGGAAGAGTACAACCGGATCGACGGCGCCGAGATGGTGGCGTTCTGCGACGTGAACAAAGCGGCCGCGGAAGCCGCCGCCCTCAAATTTGGGCCGGGCGACGTAACCTCAAACATCCAGGACGTGCTCGGCCGGAACGATATCGACGCGGTCGATATATGCCTCCACAACAATCTGCATATGCCGGCGACGGTCGCCGCTCTCCGGGCGGGGAAGCACGTTTACTGTGAGAAGCCGATGGCGGGGAGCTACCGGGACGCGGTGACGATGCTGGAAACGGCTAAAGAGACGGGCAAGAAGCTGCATATCCAGCTCGCTACGCTTTACTCGAACGAGACCCGCGCGGCGCGGGAGCTGATCGAAGGGGGCCACCTTGGGGATGTCTATCATGCTCGCAGCAGCGGCTTCCGCCGTCGTGGACGCCCGTACGTAGACGGCTACGGCACGCCGGCGTTCGTTCAGAAGAAGCAGGCATCCGGCGGGGCCTTATATGACATGGGGGTGTATCACATCTCCCAGATCCTGTACCTTCTCGGAAATCCGAAGGTAGAGCGGGTGACCGGAAAAACTTACCAGCGGATCGATATGGACGCGAACCGGCGGTCGATCTCCAATTACGACGTGGAGGAGATGGCGTCCGGATTCGTGAGGTTCGAGGGGGACCGGTCGATGGAGCTGACCGAGTCTTGGGCGGCGAACCTGGATAATTTCGACGGCTCGTTCTTGCTGGGCAGCAAGGGAGGGATTCGGCTGAGCCCGTTCGGGTTCTTCACGAACATCGGCAACTTAGAGATGAAGGCTACCGCCGACCTCGGGTCGGCCCGCTTCCGGTGGGATACGGTGGTTGGAGACGGCCCGGTGTACGGGAGCAGTCAGGGGCATTGGATCGCGGCGTTGGAGGGGAAGGCGCCGCTGTTGCCGACGGCGGAGGTCGCGCTGAATACGATGCTGATCTCGGAAGCGATCTACCTCTCGCAGGAACGCGGACGCGAGGTCACGGCCGATGAGGTTTTGGAGGCGTCGGTGTCGAAGGCGATTGGGTTGTAGTTAGCGGGGATTTCTCCACCCCCAACCCCCTCCTCATCGCACAATGCATCGACGAGGAGGGGGCCCGGAGGTTAGTGGCCCGCTTTTTTCATCGTATCTCGGAGGCGTTTCTCGGCGGCGTCGCCCCAGTAGCCGCAGTCGAGTTGGATGAAGACGGAGGTGTAGGGGATCGTCAGCTTTGTCTTTAGGAGGAGGACGTGGAACGTCTTGCCGGTCTCGTCGAGCTTGGCGATGATCTTTTCGTGGGCGAGGGAGGTCGCTTTATGCTTCCCGAGCACTTTGGCGAGATCACGGCGGTAGGCCTGGACCCCCTTTGCGTCGGCTTCGGGAACGAAGGGGAGCTCGGCGTCCAGATAGATGGTCGGCCGGACGTGCGTCGTGTGCCCGAGCGCGGCGAGAACCGCTTTTGTGACCTCGAGCTGATCCGCGCCGGTTTCGACGGTGTCGATGCCGGGCGACGTTTGCCAAGGGTAGGCCGAGTCGGCGATGACGATCCAGTTCCGATGACCGAGCAAAGGAAGCTGATGGTGCAATGCCTCTCGCCAAGACGGCTCCGGCTTAACGACACCAACTCCCATGAGCGGCAACGCGAGGGCGAGGGCGGAAAGTGTAATCATGACTTTCCCCATCTTAAGCGATTTCTGGGAACAGGTTCTCTTGGCGTCGCCAATCTTTCCGTTCGGCCGGTTCCGAACCGGATGCCTTAGCAAAAGTGGGTTTCGGGAGCAGCGGCGACGGCGTTCAGCGTCTTGGTCAGGCGAGGATAGAACTGCCAAAGGTCGTTCAGATATACAGAGGGGGTTCCCTGCCAAATCCGCTCCAAGACAGCTCGACTCTCAGGGGTTGGCATCCAATCGAAGAGAAGGCACAGCCGGTCGAGCACCTCGGCTCCTTTCTTCGGTTTCGCGTCGGCAACGAAGGCGCGGATGCGTTTGATGATCGCATCGTCTCCCTTGTCCGGGGTGTTGAACGGAATCCTCAGCCCCAGCCGTTCGGACATCGCCCCAGCAGTAGCCCAGCCACGGCCTTCTTTCCAGCCCGACGGATCGCTCGGGCGAAACAGCGACTGACCTTGTCGATCCATGCTAGTGAGAAGCGAATAGAGGACTTGGTGAATTAGCTGGGGCAGCGGCTCTTCGAAGGTTCCCGGCCGCTGCCGCAACGCCAAAGTAGCTGGCCCGACGCCGGCGGCCCGCATCAGGCCCAGGGTGTAATCGACGGGGCTCTTGACCTTTTGGCGAACGCACCGGTCGGAATAGAAATCGGGCGAACGCGCGATCGCTCCGAGAGCCTTTCGAATATCGCCGTCGTTACCCACCCAAGCCGCTACTACGGGGGCCAGGGCGCCTTCGTCGGGATCTGGGTAGGCAAAGTATTCCCAGAGCTTCTTTGCGAGGTGAATCGCGGTAGCGGGATGCTTGGCGAGGATATCCAGCACCTCTTCGGCAGTTAGATTTCCTTTCCGGCCCAAGAAAGTTTTATCACCCGCGTCGTGCATCGCCATGGCGGGCGCGAACCCGGTAAACGGGCGGTCGAGCCGAACCGATTCCTCGATCCGCTGCCGATTCGAACCCGGCAACTCGAAAAAGACGTTGATGTAGCCCCATCCGGTCAAGGCTCGAGCCGCTTCTCGAACGTCGTCTTCGGAATAATTGCCAACGCCGAGGGTGTAGAGCTCCATCAGCTCGCGCGGCAGATTTTCGTTGGGGCGCCCTTTGATGCTGCGCGGCATGTCGAGGTATTCGAGCAGCGCGGGCGACTTCACCATCTCGCCGAGAAGCTTTCGAAACGAGCCGCAACCGTAGCGCTGGATGGCTTGTAGATACTCCAGCATCATCGGGCCGAACATGACTTTTTCGCTGGAGACGGCGAAATGGCCATGCCAGAAAAGCGCCATGCGATCGGACACTGGGTCGGTGGAGCAGAGCATCCGCAGCATCCACCAGCGGCGAAAATATTCCGCGGCGGCATCGGGGTCGACCTGGTTGTACCAAATGAACTCGTACGGTCCAGGCTCGAATTCGTATGGCTTGGAAGACTCGATCAGGCGGACGATCGTGCCTTCGAGTCCATAGGGTACGGCCCCTTCGACCTCCTCATAAGAGGCTCCGAGGCCAAACCTACGGTAGAGATGCGCAATCTTCTCCCGTAGATCCATACCGGTAAAGAATCGTACCGGCGGCGACGCTTCATTAGAGCCGAGTTGAGGGCAACGCCGCAAAAACGCGACATTAAAAGGCTTCACTAACCTGAACGTCAGTGGTAGTCTCGAAGTCGGTAACTGTAACCATGCCCTTGTTCGCGCCTTCACCGCACCCTCATTCGGCCGATAAGCCGAAGCATGCCGTCGTTCAGAAGGCGCAGCAAAAGCACACGGGCTCACCTCGAACCAATCTGCCGATGACCGGCGATTCTCGAAACGGACGTCCGCAGACGCAGACGACCGGTGGTGGCGCCGATACTCAAAACCCAGGCTCGACGGACCAGGTTCAGGGTCCGGTGAAGATCCTGATCCCTTCCGATGCCGGCGGCAGCTCGGCAAAGGTCGATATCCCCAAGGCCGGGAATCAAGGGGGCGGCAACGCTGGAGACCACAAGTTAAAGTGGACCCACGACGTCTATTTCGATGCGGGCGCGCAGGACCTGATCGGCACGTTCACCACTCAGATCCTTCGTTACGGCGTTCGGTACGAGCAGCACGAACTGTTGGTCTATGCGCGGAACGAAACGCTGGATACCCGTGGCACCAATCTGCCATTCCAGTCGATCATCTCCGGATTCAGCATGGGGGCCGCATACCGGTACTGGTTCCCAGGCAACCGCATGTTTGCCACCGTCTCCGAAGGCCAGTATCTCTCCGGTCCGAACAAGGGACGCTCCGACTTCCGCGTCGGCGCAGCCGGTTACTGGGATTGGAGAACCTCGGGCAAGCCACAGGACACCTTTACCGACATCTACGCCGACGCGTTTTACATCGATATCGCCAAGGACCTATTCGTCACCGGCCGCCTTCGTAGCGGGCTGGTTCTCACAAGGAACTCCAGCGGCTATGGGGTCGGTTACGGGGTTACTCAGTTCTTCGCTTCCGGAAAGGGGCTAAATGGAAGCGAAAACCGAATCGAAGGGGGCTTTGGCGTCGGCTACGTCTATGAGAACAAGGTTTCCCTCAACCTCGAGATGCGCGCCGGCTACGCCTTCCGAGGCTTGATCAATAACCGCGCCTACTTAAACCCGATGATCGTTTTGTCCGGCGGCTTCTAGCCGCCCGTTTCATCTCCGGCCACTCCTCCCGGAGGGCGGAGTAGTGGGCCGAGTTACGAACGCCGTCCCAGCCGGGCATGTCGCCGCGGAGGACGCCGTCGAACTTCATTCCTAGCCGTTCGCCGAAGACGGTTTGTTATGCCGCCACCTTCGGGGTTGGCTGCGGATGTTTGGTCGCTTGTCGTTATGCACATCTCGCGAGCCGACAGTTCAGCGGAGCCGCCGACAGTATTTCTCGTCGGAGAGGACGCGGAAGGATGTTAGGCGATGCCGCCCTTTCAGGGCTTGAGGAAATGGGTCGCCTGCCCCCAGGGCTTACGCCCAATACCGTTTAGATATGGATGAACGGGAGGCTTCTACTCGGGCGGGCCGCCCGAGATACCCACGGGCGAGCCGCCCGTGCCACTTTAACTAAACGGTATTAGGCTTACGCCCTGGGCTGGCGGATGCCGCCTTCGAGGCTGGATTGGGACGAGCCATCGTCCGAACCTTCGATCGTTAGCCGTCGCTAACCAGGGCCAATACAATGTGGCGGTTTCCGGAGGAGGGGGTTGGGGGCTTCGATTACTTTCCGGCTCGTTTGGTGGTGACGTCGAGGAGGTATGGCATGGCGAAGTCGTCGGGGAGATCGTTGATCGTGTATTGGTGCTCGACCGCAGGATGGTCGGCGAACTTCTCGAGAATCAAGGTTCGCTTGTCCCCTTTCGCGTAGTCGGCCACGGCGGTCTTCTTGCCGGCGACGATGCCCCAGTGGGCGACGCGGATCGATTTGCCGGCATCGGCGTTGCGGATATGACCGGAGGTCACGGAGACCACTTTGTACTCGTCTACGATGAGCGCGTCCACGTACGGCTTGATCGTGTCCGGCGCGGGAACGGCGGTGACACCGACGAGCTCGGCTTCGACCGTCGTGCTCTTCGTCTCGGCTTGGGCCGAGGTGGGGGTTTCGGAGCTGGGTTGAACCGGCTTCGGATTGGCACGGAGGGCGACCTCTTCCGGTTTTAACCCCTTGGTGAGAATTTCAAATTCGCGGATCTCGCCTTTCCAGGGTCCCTTGTCGTCGGCGGTTGAACCGAGGACGAGCTTTTGAGCCCCCTTGGGCTCGTAGGGCGTGGAGCCGACCGGCTTCCCGTCCCGATACAGGTCAGCCTTCTTGCCGTCAAAGACGAAGGCGAGCTTGAGCGGGGCGGCGTCGGTCACTTGGCCGATCTCCGTCTGCCGCCACTGTCCGTCCGACTGGTTCACGAGGAACCAGATATTGTCGGTGCGCATCAGGTGGAGCTGCCCGAGCGTCATGGCGCCAGTGTTCGAAGTGGAAAGGTCGGCTAACGTTAGGATGAGGGAGGTGGGCTTTGTGAGCTGGGAATCGAACGATTTCTGCCGAGCGGCGGAGAGTTCGATATGGCCGCCGTCGAGCACGATCGCATCCGCGCGGGCGGAGACGTTTCCAGTGGCCACGTAATCGCTCTTTGCCAGCGTCGTCCCGTCGATCTTCAGCGGAACCTTGACGCTGGTCGGGGTTCCGGTTTGGGCGGCCACGGCCGCGATCAGCAAGAACAGCTTCGTCATTTCAATTGAACTCCGTCGATAACTAAATTGCGGCCTGGGCAGTCGAACCACAGGCTGTCGACCCGTTTAAGGTCCCTAACTTTGTCGAGCGGAATCGCATATTCATGCCAACCTTCCGCGAAAGTCTCGGTCGGCCCCACGATCGATATCGCGGAGTAGCTCGATTTATCGTCCTTGTTCAAGGCGTACTGCGAGTTACGAACGAGATAAAGCGTTAGCGGTCCCGGCTTGCCATCTCCTTTCAAGAAGAAGTGGAGCTCCTTGGCATCTTTCCAAAGGAACGGCTCGATGTTCAGAAGGTGGACGGTTCCGTCTTCGAACGGCTCGACCGACGCGCAGTATTGACCCTGCGCCGCCTTACCGACGAACTCAGGAATGCCGCGGCCGAAGTACAGGTCATCGCGATCCTCAAAGTCCATGAGCATCGTCGGGTAGGTCGCGTTGGGAGCCGTGATCCCTCCCGCCTTCGGGATGTAGAGATCCGGGCAGTTCCCCGAAGCTTTGAACGACTTCGTTTCGATCTGGCCCAGAACGTAAACCGGAACATCCGGATCGTACACGGGGATTTCCGCGACGTATCCTTGCTTGGGATCGAGTACCGCCGGAATCCGATGCCAGGTTCTTCCGATCCAGTGGCCGGGATTGCCGTAGCTGTACATCACTTCGGCGCGGGTGGGATTCTCCGAACCTTCGATGTAGTACTTGTAGAGAAGCTTGCCGTCCTTGACCTCGAACGCGCCCTGATTGACGGTGGGCGTTTTTGGACCGTTCCCCTGCCATTGCCACATATAGGGACCGCTGCTCATGTACTCGTGCCGCGCGGTATCCGCGTGGTAACGATTTGGCGCCCAGACAAACCGCTTGGGCGACTTCAAATTCTTGAACATGATGATCGCGCCGTCGAGGGTCGCGAAGTAATCGGTCAGGGCGTTGCTGACAAAAATCGGCTGAGTGCCCCATTGCGCATAAGCGGACGGACAGTAGTTTAGGTATTGCTCGCGGGTGATGAGCGACTTGTCGTCTGCGCCTCGGATCCCGGAGAACCCTTTCTCGTCGGCGTAGTAGCCGGTGCTATTCCACGTGACATAGCAGGCGGGCCGGTTATCCAGCGCGTGCATGAGGGCGACCACAAAGCCGGACCAGGAGAAGCCGCTTACGACGACACGCTTCATGTCGACTTCGGGACGCGTGGCAAGGTAATCGAGGGCGCGAAGCTGGATGACCACGTGTTGGTAGATCCAATCCTTCTGAGGATCGGCCATGAACGTTTCGGTCGGCTTGGCGCCGCCCACCGTGTCCTGCTTGTTCGGGTCCGTGTTGCCCGACGGAGCCGCGGCGCAGAATCCGACGAAGCCGACTTCGGCTTCTCCCCGGCGCGATTCGGCTCGCGAATTGAGAACCT
This window encodes:
- a CDS encoding DUF1800 domain-containing protein, with the translated sequence MDLREKIAHLYRRFGLGASYEEVEGAVPYGLEGTIVRLIESSKPYEFEPGPYEFIWYNQVDPDAAAEYFRRWWMLRMLCSTDPVSDRMALFWHGHFAVSSEKVMFGPMMLEYLQAIQRYGCGSFRKLLGEMVKSPALLEYLDMPRSIKGRPNENLPRELMELYTLGVGNYSEDDVREAARALTGWGYINVFFELPGSNRQRIEESVRLDRPFTGFAPAMAMHDAGDKTFLGRKGNLTAEEVLDILAKHPATAIHLAKKLWEYFAYPDPDEGALAPVVAAWVGNDGDIRKALGAIARSPDFYSDRCVRQKVKSPVDYTLGLMRAAGVGPATLALRQRPGTFEEPLPQLIHQVLYSLLTSMDRQGQSLFRPSDPSGWKEGRGWATAGAMSERLGLRIPFNTPDKGDDAIIKRIRAFVADAKPKKGAEVLDRLCLLFDWMPTPESRAVLERIWQGTPSVYLNDLWQFYPRLTKTLNAVAAAPETHFC
- a CDS encoding DEAD/DEAH box helicase, coding for MHLDEAAIARCFDGATFARGKECARSRRVVNSEWDSEAGMIFSEVTGTELLPYEQETALWRERGRLRINGTCTCPVGKNCKHVAAAVLRIAQDEPWIEVPDEEGFDLSDPLVSVQPSFPADLARWLSNVEERLLPEPELPPNADEVRYIVRIGSPEHPDRYAAVDLLTTRLAKNAVPGKRNHISMNAIRSNNLPKFIRRVDLSLIKGISRNLTTADYETASFRLEGVEGMRYLEAMLETGRCRWGALDGPVLRLGEVREAAAEWKVNRNGKQSFDLRVPNGVLLPTTPLFYVDHRTGECGPVDTGLPSDVALALLRAPDVLPEFAGMVRTELARYFPNRPDLLPVEQQATIDASTPPTPVLHVSRQLVPYDAGYGWRDGARTYLVPIATLKFEYGGYAAIGTSDIRRKQPDGTLRIIQRRLEEERTAERRLYAAGWKSGQYLYGWRFNRDQQKALVMVPESPNAAGETQTQAFFEFLANYLPVLRQQGWKIEIEDEPQALPPEAIEWQIAAKPEGNDWFDLDLGLIVDGEKIELRPILLQALGLLLRGGKARRIEDVPDSDRIYHQLPDGRILTLPVSRLKPLVQSLVELFGPVAEWSAELRLPSQRAAELATLDDAASGGAFSVDLPEKLRELSQRLASFERITPFPPPASLKGELRPYQADGLSWLQFLREYGFAGILADDMGLGKTVQTLSHILAEKEAGRLDRPVLIVAPTSTMPNWRHECERFAPSLRVLTLQGLGRAKHFPEISENDIVLTTYPLLTRDKEALNAHEYHLVVLDEAQNIKNPVTSAAKAACALRTRHRLCLSGTPVENNLDELWSLLHFLMPGLLGGLTEFRRTFRSPIENHGDKAVRERLSRRIRPFILRRTKEQVATELPPKTEVVERVELAGPQRELYETLRLAMDKRVRDLIAGQGLERSRIEILDALLKLRQACCDPRLVKLDSAKEVKGSAKLDRLMEMLEELRGEGKRVLLFSQFTSMLDLIEKRLREAEWNWVRISGDTQDRETPVKRFQAGEVPLFLISLKAGGTGLNLTAADTVIHYDPWWNPAVERQATDRAHRIGQEKSVFVFKLVAAGTVEDKILELQERKARLAGSLFDENAAAAAALTADDLKWVFE
- a CDS encoding LamG-like jellyroll fold domain-containing protein; this encodes MTKLFLLIAAVAAQTGTPTSVKVPLKIDGTTLAKSDYVATGNVSARADAIVLDGGHIELSAARQKSFDSQLTKPTSLILTLADLSTSNTGAMTLGQLHLMRTDNIWFLVNQSDGQWRQTEIGQVTDAAPLKLAFVFDGKKADLYRDGKPVGSTPYEPKGAQKLVLGSTADDKGPWKGEIREFEILTKGLKPEEVALRANPKPVQPSSETPTSAQAETKSTTVEAELVGVTAVPAPDTIKPYVDALIVDEYKVVSVTSGHIRNADAGKSIRVAHWGIVAGKKTAVADYAKGDKRTLILEKFADHPAVEHQYTINDLPDDFAMPYLLDVTTKRAGK
- a CDS encoding Gfo/Idh/MocA family protein; translation: MRIGIIGCGIIAQHHMEEYNRIDGAEMVAFCDVNKAAAEAAALKFGPGDVTSNIQDVLGRNDIDAVDICLHNNLHMPATVAALRAGKHVYCEKPMAGSYRDAVTMLETAKETGKKLHIQLATLYSNETRAARELIEGGHLGDVYHARSSGFRRRGRPYVDGYGTPAFVQKKQASGGALYDMGVYHISQILYLLGNPKVERVTGKTYQRIDMDANRRSISNYDVEEMASGFVRFEGDRSMELTESWAANLDNFDGSFLLGSKGGIRLSPFGFFTNIGNLEMKATADLGSARFRWDTVVGDGPVYGSSQGHWIAALEGKAPLLPTAEVALNTMLISEAIYLSQERGREVTADEVLEASVSKAIGL